One window of Athalia rosae chromosome 2, iyAthRosa1.1, whole genome shotgun sequence genomic DNA carries:
- the LOC105684864 gene encoding histone-lysine N-methyltransferase EHMT1 isoform X2 has translation MSDIKDSEMSRPEGADCAKEEEMAAKEVDQDKVSIQKILEGMTNEFNKSLSLHKAIDIDKSPQKNNKVELPPKEQEKVLKHSKVIEEDKKLDIISEECTPVIDAPISDTPLDIPVDIIADQENEAALKQIYQKKENPKESIPRIVLTFRTIDENTDNGRKTKISSCSSNLKLVPDELTNCDQIGGVSVKIENSDENSNPDYKSDENEEKLDDSKVKNVVEEEDTKIMISKVENNESNHSEILEINIKKPSAPELNESIQDTVDVNSGSLKRRVGRPRRLRTMSYTVEESPEPAPKRSARRLCKESFKSTVLESAMARKEKSNYTEERRVKSDRKYSRPGRPKKIAKWEDEPKQPVAKITDIPSDSSQNISDINGTQSDASSTLDTFKNTSLSENSSNDVALDDTQNTSMDFEGMPKLSPVSKVLDGNQTNSTRSVPESPTKDEDTVINTETDKPFLKPILGRGKRERGRPKGSANARKIAKTDGANEDGSPSVAETGKNNDYPEDGAVPAKRTRRSMVPSPSPAEGQASKPESTAILNEAHTPSLLCLCLVRSQLYVTATGSGAPLYCTAIDSIDNKLVGCCNEVDTNDVAMRRPSARVPFIILCRMHRERLMRHNCCPSCGLFCTQGRFVQCTNGHQYHRDCEVYPNKKALCPHCGCESSSYDVAITLQAMRKPVFIPTRRKFSKLPSAKMGFTGKGDNTKLAERPPSPLIPPEAIKIVQPTCNTDRPERYTIMSLYTAVKNGDLEKLVNVLACGYNANHAFRDYANRTSLHIAADRGHLACVHTLIQAGAQLDVMNKNQVTPLMLAASKGRVDVVKYLIKIGADVTLKGEDGMTVLHMAAKSGHLDVCQIILSECKAPRTLVDSVDDGGWTSLIWACEFCHTDVARFLLEKKCDPLIRDAEQNIALHWSAFSGSSEITELLLNQGCDVNAVNVHGDTPLHIAARQDQYAVSILLLARGAKVGEMNTAGETAVNCCASEGDTMSALKLNAKVNELTEHMWETTVKILSNDISRGKENNPVQCVNGYDAEDKPTDFLYVTENCLTSSINVDRTITSLQSCRCEDNCSSEKCLCGNISLRCWYDEEGKLIPEFNYADPPMLFECNQACDCNRITCNNRVVQHGLTQRFQLFRTKGKGWGLRTLRYILKGTYVCEYVGEIISDSEADHREDDSYLFDLDNRDGETYCIDARRYGNLARFINHSCAPNLLPVRVFVEHQDLHFPKIAFFANRDIDADEELGFDYGEKFWIIKCKSFTCTCGAEACRYSDTTIQLTLDNYRRKIQQEEQLAAQLS, from the exons ATGTCTGATATAAAAGATAGCGAAATGAGTAGACCTGAGGGTGCTGATTGTgcaaaagaggaagaaatggCTGCCAAAGAAGTCGATCAGGACAAAGTCAGCATTCAGAAGATTCTTGAGGGGATGACAAACGAATTCAACAAAAGTCTAAGCTTACACAAGGCCATTGATATTGACAAGTCAccacaaaaaaataacaaagttGAACTTCCTCCAAAAGAACAGGAAAAGGTTTTAAAACATTCCAAGGTCAttgaagaagataaaaaactcGATATAATATCAGAAGAGTGCACCCCAGTGATTGATGCACCAATATCAGACACACCCCTAGACATTCCTGTTGACATTATAGCAGACCAGGAAAATGAGGCTGCCCTGAaacaaatttatcaaaaaaaagaaaatcctaaggAATCGATACCGAGGATTGTACTAACTTTTAGAACCATAGATGAAAACACCGATAATGgcagaaaaaccaaaatatcaAGCTGTTCTTCTAATCTCAAATTAGTACCAGACGAGTTGACCAATTGTGATCAAATTGGTGGGGTGTcagttaaaattgaaaattctgacGAGAACTCAAACCCTGATTATAAGtcagatgaaaatgaagaaaaattagatgaTTCTAAGGTGAAAAATGTAGTAGAAGAAGAGGATACTAAGATTATGAtatcaaaagttgaaaataatgaatctAATCATTCTGAAATTCTtgagataaatataaaaaaacccAGTGCTCCTGAGCTCAATGAAAGCATTCAGGATACTGTTGATGTCAATTCTGGTTCTTTGAAGAGAAGGGTCGGACGCCCAAGACGACTACGAACGATGAG ttACACAGTAGAAGAATCACCTGAACCAGCACCAAAGCGCTCAGCGAGACGTTTGTGCAAAGAATCTTTCAAGAGCACTGTACTCGAGAGTGCAATGGCTAGAAAAGAGAAATCTAACTACACAGAGGAAAGAAGAGTTAAGAGTGATAGGAAATATAGTCGGCCAggaagaccaaaaaaaatagcaaaatgGGAGGATGAACCCAAGCAGCCAGTTGCTAAGATCACCGATATACCAAGCGATAGTTCTCAGAACATATCTGATATCAATGGTACCCAATCAGATGCAAGTTCAACATTGGATACGTTTAAAAATACATCACTCTCAGAGAATAGTTCAAATGATGTGGCCCTCGACGATACGCAGAATACATCCATGGATTTTGAAGGAATGCCCAAATTGAGCCCAGTTTCTAAAGTTCTGGATGGCAATCAAACTAATAGCACTCGGTCTGTACCTGAAAGCCCAACCAAAGATGAAGATACTGTCATCAACACTGAAACTGACAAACCGTTTTTGAAACCAATCCTTGGTCGAGGAAAACGAGAACGTGGTAGACCTAAGGGAAGTGCCAATGCCAGGAAAATAGCAAAAACTGACGGTGCTAATGAAG atggaTCCCCATCTGTCGCggaaactggaaaaaataacgactaTCCGGAAG ACGGTGCCGTTCCTGCAAAAAGAACTCGACGAAGTATGGTTCCTAGTCCGAGTCCTGCGGAAGGCCAAGCGTCCAAGCCCGAATCTACAGCCATCCTTAATGAA GCACACACTCCATCTTTACTATGCCTCTGTCTAGTGCGTTCTCAACTATACGTAACGGCTACAGGTTCAGGAGCTCCTCTGTATTGTACAGCGATTGATTCAATAGATAACAAGCTTGTTGGTTGTTGTAACGAGGTGGACACCAACGATGTCGCTATGCGGAGACCTAGCGCAAGAGTGCCTTTTATAATATTGTGCAGAATGCATAGAGAAAGATTGATGAGGCACAATTGCTGTCCTAGTTGTGGGTTATTCTGTACACAGGGTAGGTTTGTTCAGTGCACGAACGGGCATCAATATCACAGGGACTGCGAAGTTTATCCTAATAAAAAGGCACTGTGTCCTCACTGTGGCTGCGAAAGCTCTTCGTACGACGTAGCAATTACTTTGCAGGCAATGCGAAAACCTGTATTTATACCAACTCGTAGAAAGTTCTCAAAGTTACCATCAGCCAAAATGGGTTTCACGGGAAAAGGAGATAATACGAAGTTAGCAGAAAGACCTCCTAGCCCTCTTATTCCACCAGAGGCTATAAAAATCGTGCAACCAACCTGCAATACAGATAGACCTGAACGTTACACTATCATGAGCTTGTATACAGCGGTGAAAAATGGGGATTTGGAGAAATTGGTCAACGTATTGG CTTGTGGCTACAATGCAAATCATGCGTTCCGGGATTACGCTAATCGTACAAGCTTACATATTGCAGCTGATCGAGGCCACTTAGCTTGCGTTCACACTTTGATCCAAGCAGGTGCGCAGTTGGATGTTATGAACAAAAATCAGGTGACCCCTTTGATGCTAGCTGCCAGTAAAGGCAGAGTAGACGTTGTGAAATACCTAATCAAAATAGGAGCTGATGTTACACTAAAAGGTGAAGATGGTATGACGGTTTTGCATATGGCGGCTAAGTCTGGGCATTTGGATGTGTGTCAGATTATTTTGTCGGAGTGTAAGGCGCCGAGAACTTTAGTAG ACTCTGTGGATGATGGCGGCTGGACAAGTTTAATTTGGGCTTGTGAATTTTGTCACACGGACGTTGCCAGAtttttgttagaaaaaaaatgcgatccTTTAATAAGGGATGCTGAACAAAATATAGCATTACATTGGAGTGCATTCAGCGGAAGCTCAGAAATCACAGAATTACTCTTGAACCAAGGATGCGATGTCAATGCTGTAAATGTTCACGGAGATACGCCACT acaTATTGCTGCTAGACAAGACCAATACGCTGTGAGCATTTTGCTCCTGGCTCGTGGGGCTAAAGTTGGGGAAATGAACACAGCTGGTGAGACAGCTGTAAATTGCTGTGCATCAGAAGGTGATACTATGTCTGCACTCAAATTAAATGCAAAAGTAAACGAATTAACCGAGCACATGTGGGAAACTACAGTTAAGATTCTATCGAA TGATATTTCTCGTGGTAAAGAGAACAATCCCGTCCAGTGTGTGAACGGATACGATGCAGAAGATAAACCTACTGACTTTTTGTACGTCACAGAAAATTGCCTTACAAGCAGTATAAATGTTGATCGCACAATAACGTCGTTACAATCGTGTCGTTGTGAGGATAATTGCAGTTCTGAAAAGTGCTTATGTGGCAATATAAGCTTGAGATGCTGGTACGATGAAGAAGGAAAGCTTATTCCTGAGTTTAACTATGCTG ATCCTCCAATGTTATTCGAGTGTAATCAGGCTTGCGATTGTAATCGTATAACTTGTAACAATCGGGTGGTACAGCACGGTCTTACTCAAAGATTTCAGCTGTTCAGGACAAAGGGAAAAGGCTGGGGCCTCAGAACGCTACGATATATTCTGAAAGGAACTTATGTCTGTGAATATGTAGGAGAGATAATTTCTGACTCTGAGGCTGATCATCGTGAAGATGACTCCTATTTATTTGATCTAGATAATAGA GATGGAGAAACATATTGCATAGATGCGAGGCGTTATGGAAACTTAGCTCGTTTCATCAATCATTCATGTGCCCCCAATCTCTTACCTGTCCGTGTATTCGTCGAGCATCAAGACCTTCATTTTCCTAAAATCGCATTTTTTGCAAACCGAGATATTGATGCTGATGAAGAGCTTGG TTTTGATTACGGAGAGAAGTTCTGGATTATTAAATGCAAGTCATTCACTTGCACCTGTGGTGCTGAAGCCTGCCGTTATTCAGACACTACAATTCAACTCACGTTGGATAACTACAGAAGAAAGATACAACAGGAAGAGCAACTTGCCGCACAATTGTCTTAA
- the LOC105684864 gene encoding histone-lysine N-methyltransferase EHMT1 isoform X1 yields the protein MSDIKDSEMSRPEGADCAKEEEMAAKEVDQDKVSIQKILEGMTNEFNKSLSLHKAIDIDKSPQKNNKVELPPKEQEKVLKHSKVIEEDKKLDIISEECTPVIDAPISDTPLDIPVDIIADQENEAALKQIYQKKENPKESIPRIVLTFRTIDENTDNGRKTKISSCSSNLKLVPDELTNCDQIGGVSVKIENSDENSNPDYKSDENEEKLDDSKVKNVVEEEDTKIMISKVENNESNHSEILEINIKKPSAPELNESIQDTVDVNSGSLKRRVGRPRRLRTMSYTVEESPEPAPKRSARRLCKESFKSTVLESAMARKEKSNYTEERRVKSDRKYSRPGRPKKIAKWEDEPKQPVAKITDIPSDSSQNISDINGTQSDASSTLDTFKNTSLSENSSNDVALDDTQNTSMDFEGMPKLSPVSKVLDGNQTNSTRSVPESPTKDEDTVINTETDKPFLKPILGRGKRERGRPKGSANARKIAKTDGANEDGSPSVAETGKNNDYPEDGAVPAKRTRRSMVPSPSPAEGQASKPESTAILNEAHTPSLLCLCLVRSQLYVTATGSGAPLYCTAIDSIDNKLVGCCNEVDTNDVAMRRPSARVPFIILCRMHRERLMRHNCCPSCGLFCTQGRFVQCTNGHQYHRDCEVYPNKKALCPHCGCESSSYDVAITLQAMRKPVFIPTRRKFSKLPSAKMGFTGKGDNTKLAERPPSPLIPPEAIKIVQPTCNTDRPERYTIMSLYTAVKNGDLEKLVNVLACGYNANHAFRDYANRTSLHIAADRGHLACVHTLIQAGAQLDVMNKNQVTPLMLAASKGRVDVVKYLIKIGADVTLKGEDGMTVLHMAAKSGHLDVCQIILSECKAPRTLVDSVDDGGWTSLIWACEFCHTDVARFLLEKKCDPLIRDAEQNIALHWSAFSGSSEITELLLNQGCDVNAVNVHGDTPLHIAARQDQYAVSILLLARGAKVGEMNTAGETAVNCCASEGDTMSALKLNAKVNELTEHMWETTVKILSNDISRGKENNPVQCVNGYDAEDKPTDFLYVTENCLTSSINVDRTITSLQSCRCEDNCSSEKCLCGNISLRCWYDEEGKLIPEFNYADPPMLFECNQACDCNRITCNNRVVQHGLTQRFQLFRTKGKGWGLRTLRYILKGTYVCEYVGEIISDSEADHREDDSYLFDLDNRDGETYCIDARRYGNLARFINHSCAPNLLPVRVFVEHQDLHFPKIAFFANRDIDADEELGYVSHKLFLQKQQSQYSYLYGNCRITLIKVLLFCFGYLISTVLNSISSQCINSFQPIKRR from the exons ATGTCTGATATAAAAGATAGCGAAATGAGTAGACCTGAGGGTGCTGATTGTgcaaaagaggaagaaatggCTGCCAAAGAAGTCGATCAGGACAAAGTCAGCATTCAGAAGATTCTTGAGGGGATGACAAACGAATTCAACAAAAGTCTAAGCTTACACAAGGCCATTGATATTGACAAGTCAccacaaaaaaataacaaagttGAACTTCCTCCAAAAGAACAGGAAAAGGTTTTAAAACATTCCAAGGTCAttgaagaagataaaaaactcGATATAATATCAGAAGAGTGCACCCCAGTGATTGATGCACCAATATCAGACACACCCCTAGACATTCCTGTTGACATTATAGCAGACCAGGAAAATGAGGCTGCCCTGAaacaaatttatcaaaaaaaagaaaatcctaaggAATCGATACCGAGGATTGTACTAACTTTTAGAACCATAGATGAAAACACCGATAATGgcagaaaaaccaaaatatcaAGCTGTTCTTCTAATCTCAAATTAGTACCAGACGAGTTGACCAATTGTGATCAAATTGGTGGGGTGTcagttaaaattgaaaattctgacGAGAACTCAAACCCTGATTATAAGtcagatgaaaatgaagaaaaattagatgaTTCTAAGGTGAAAAATGTAGTAGAAGAAGAGGATACTAAGATTATGAtatcaaaagttgaaaataatgaatctAATCATTCTGAAATTCTtgagataaatataaaaaaacccAGTGCTCCTGAGCTCAATGAAAGCATTCAGGATACTGTTGATGTCAATTCTGGTTCTTTGAAGAGAAGGGTCGGACGCCCAAGACGACTACGAACGATGAG ttACACAGTAGAAGAATCACCTGAACCAGCACCAAAGCGCTCAGCGAGACGTTTGTGCAAAGAATCTTTCAAGAGCACTGTACTCGAGAGTGCAATGGCTAGAAAAGAGAAATCTAACTACACAGAGGAAAGAAGAGTTAAGAGTGATAGGAAATATAGTCGGCCAggaagaccaaaaaaaatagcaaaatgGGAGGATGAACCCAAGCAGCCAGTTGCTAAGATCACCGATATACCAAGCGATAGTTCTCAGAACATATCTGATATCAATGGTACCCAATCAGATGCAAGTTCAACATTGGATACGTTTAAAAATACATCACTCTCAGAGAATAGTTCAAATGATGTGGCCCTCGACGATACGCAGAATACATCCATGGATTTTGAAGGAATGCCCAAATTGAGCCCAGTTTCTAAAGTTCTGGATGGCAATCAAACTAATAGCACTCGGTCTGTACCTGAAAGCCCAACCAAAGATGAAGATACTGTCATCAACACTGAAACTGACAAACCGTTTTTGAAACCAATCCTTGGTCGAGGAAAACGAGAACGTGGTAGACCTAAGGGAAGTGCCAATGCCAGGAAAATAGCAAAAACTGACGGTGCTAATGAAG atggaTCCCCATCTGTCGCggaaactggaaaaaataacgactaTCCGGAAG ACGGTGCCGTTCCTGCAAAAAGAACTCGACGAAGTATGGTTCCTAGTCCGAGTCCTGCGGAAGGCCAAGCGTCCAAGCCCGAATCTACAGCCATCCTTAATGAA GCACACACTCCATCTTTACTATGCCTCTGTCTAGTGCGTTCTCAACTATACGTAACGGCTACAGGTTCAGGAGCTCCTCTGTATTGTACAGCGATTGATTCAATAGATAACAAGCTTGTTGGTTGTTGTAACGAGGTGGACACCAACGATGTCGCTATGCGGAGACCTAGCGCAAGAGTGCCTTTTATAATATTGTGCAGAATGCATAGAGAAAGATTGATGAGGCACAATTGCTGTCCTAGTTGTGGGTTATTCTGTACACAGGGTAGGTTTGTTCAGTGCACGAACGGGCATCAATATCACAGGGACTGCGAAGTTTATCCTAATAAAAAGGCACTGTGTCCTCACTGTGGCTGCGAAAGCTCTTCGTACGACGTAGCAATTACTTTGCAGGCAATGCGAAAACCTGTATTTATACCAACTCGTAGAAAGTTCTCAAAGTTACCATCAGCCAAAATGGGTTTCACGGGAAAAGGAGATAATACGAAGTTAGCAGAAAGACCTCCTAGCCCTCTTATTCCACCAGAGGCTATAAAAATCGTGCAACCAACCTGCAATACAGATAGACCTGAACGTTACACTATCATGAGCTTGTATACAGCGGTGAAAAATGGGGATTTGGAGAAATTGGTCAACGTATTGG CTTGTGGCTACAATGCAAATCATGCGTTCCGGGATTACGCTAATCGTACAAGCTTACATATTGCAGCTGATCGAGGCCACTTAGCTTGCGTTCACACTTTGATCCAAGCAGGTGCGCAGTTGGATGTTATGAACAAAAATCAGGTGACCCCTTTGATGCTAGCTGCCAGTAAAGGCAGAGTAGACGTTGTGAAATACCTAATCAAAATAGGAGCTGATGTTACACTAAAAGGTGAAGATGGTATGACGGTTTTGCATATGGCGGCTAAGTCTGGGCATTTGGATGTGTGTCAGATTATTTTGTCGGAGTGTAAGGCGCCGAGAACTTTAGTAG ACTCTGTGGATGATGGCGGCTGGACAAGTTTAATTTGGGCTTGTGAATTTTGTCACACGGACGTTGCCAGAtttttgttagaaaaaaaatgcgatccTTTAATAAGGGATGCTGAACAAAATATAGCATTACATTGGAGTGCATTCAGCGGAAGCTCAGAAATCACAGAATTACTCTTGAACCAAGGATGCGATGTCAATGCTGTAAATGTTCACGGAGATACGCCACT acaTATTGCTGCTAGACAAGACCAATACGCTGTGAGCATTTTGCTCCTGGCTCGTGGGGCTAAAGTTGGGGAAATGAACACAGCTGGTGAGACAGCTGTAAATTGCTGTGCATCAGAAGGTGATACTATGTCTGCACTCAAATTAAATGCAAAAGTAAACGAATTAACCGAGCACATGTGGGAAACTACAGTTAAGATTCTATCGAA TGATATTTCTCGTGGTAAAGAGAACAATCCCGTCCAGTGTGTGAACGGATACGATGCAGAAGATAAACCTACTGACTTTTTGTACGTCACAGAAAATTGCCTTACAAGCAGTATAAATGTTGATCGCACAATAACGTCGTTACAATCGTGTCGTTGTGAGGATAATTGCAGTTCTGAAAAGTGCTTATGTGGCAATATAAGCTTGAGATGCTGGTACGATGAAGAAGGAAAGCTTATTCCTGAGTTTAACTATGCTG ATCCTCCAATGTTATTCGAGTGTAATCAGGCTTGCGATTGTAATCGTATAACTTGTAACAATCGGGTGGTACAGCACGGTCTTACTCAAAGATTTCAGCTGTTCAGGACAAAGGGAAAAGGCTGGGGCCTCAGAACGCTACGATATATTCTGAAAGGAACTTATGTCTGTGAATATGTAGGAGAGATAATTTCTGACTCTGAGGCTGATCATCGTGAAGATGACTCCTATTTATTTGATCTAGATAATAGA GATGGAGAAACATATTGCATAGATGCGAGGCGTTATGGAAACTTAGCTCGTTTCATCAATCATTCATGTGCCCCCAATCTCTTACCTGTCCGTGTATTCGTCGAGCATCAAGACCTTCATTTTCCTAAAATCGCATTTTTTGCAAACCGAGATATTGATGCTGATGAAGAGCTTGGGTACGTTTCACACAAACTGTTTCTACAAAAACAGCAGTCACAGTATTCATATCTGTACGGAAATTGTCGTATTACGTTAATAAAAGTTCTCTTGTTTTGCTTTGGTTACCTCATCTCTACCGTATTAAATTCTATAAGTTCTCAATGTATCAATTCTTTTCAACCGATAAAACGAAGGTAA